Within the Candidatus Campbellbacteria bacterium genome, the region GAATCCAGAGCTCGGCAGGAAAGCGGCAGAAGAAAGTTTAGAGGAGATAACTGAAGCCATAAAGGGCGCTGACATGGTCTTTATCGCCTGTGGGATGGGCGGAGGCACAGGAACAGGCGCTTCGCCCGTTGTGGCGAAAATCGCGCGGAGTTTGGGCATACTTACAGTTGCCGTTGTTACCAAGCCGTTTTCATTTGAAGGAAAACAACGGGCACTTTTTGCAAGAAATGGAATAGAAAATTTGGCGCGGGAGACTGATGCATACCTAACAATTCCAAACGACAAAATTTTAGAAATATCTGACAAAAACACAAGCATGAAAGATGCGTTTTCATTGTGTGATAATATCCTGCTTAACGCTGTTTCTGGTATCTCTGATTTAATAACGATACCTGGTTTGATAAATGTTGACTTTGCAGATGTAAAAACAGTAATGGAAAACTCTGGGCTCGCGCTGATGGGTATCGGCTACGGAAGAGGTAAAAATAGGTCTGAAATCGCGACACAGGACGCAATTTCTTCTCCCCTTTTGGAAATATCAATAAATGGAGCAAAACGACTTATATTCTCAATCGCATCAGCGAAAAACGATATTGAGATGGCGGAGTTACAATGGGCGGCAGAACTTATAACCAGCAACATAGGTGAGGATGCAAAGGTCATAACCGGAACATCCGTTGATAAAGAATTGAAAAAAGGAGAGATAAAAATAACCGTGATTGCGACAGGATTCCCCCACAGTAATGAAAATGGAATGCACTTCTCTTTCTCCAAA harbors:
- the ftsZ gene encoding cell division protein FtsZ, whose translation is FARIRVIGCGGSGGNTINHMIRKKVKGVEFIAINTDSQDLRKSLAEKKINIGKETTKGLGTGMNPELGRKAAEESLEEITEAIKGADMVFIACGMGGGTGTGASPVVAKIARSLGILTVAVVTKPFSFEGKQRALFARNGIENLARETDAYLTIPNDKILEISDKNTSMKDAFSLCDNILLNAVSGISDLITIPGLINVDFADVKTVMENSGLALMGIGYGRGKNRSEIATQDAISSPLLEISINGAKRLIFSIASAKNDIEMAELQWAAELITSNIGEDAKVITGTSVDKELKKGEIKITVIATGFPHSNENGMHFSFSKNTPAAKENDDVIRIRSNGDNNKNDGEVAEKTKKEGATGGETWHLPSFLKKKD